A single window of Magnetococcus marinus MC-1 DNA harbors:
- a CDS encoding autotransporter assembly complex protein TamA, which produces MRLFSGMLLLLLLGLPLSVQAEGEAVYKVVFTGIAEEGPLQRLLQQVSDTVARQDQPPPSPFLLAQRARKDLLPLEEAMRSRGYFDAQVALLPIAEAAPPYGVRFKVSPGPLYQLGVLKIMAEPATPDFIPPSLEKLGLSPGAAALSRTILDAEAALLEQTREQGYPFARALSREAWVQPQSHSLDVTFQIETGPLVTLGSPQREGGETVDAAFLQRRVPWPSGTRYHPQRIAELRQAFVSTGLFRQVRITLPREANPQGLWSPLITLGEKAHRTVRAGGGWHSDRGPQLHAEWEHRNYFGAGEGLNLSTKLSSDQQLLKAELSKPDFGERRRTMRLASSLERAQEEAYDRLGVNLEGHLLWPWRQPYDLSFGADLGMASLKDLSSNKKESYATLSLPVGISADATDDPLDAVRGYRTTLELTPVIKLYGFTSNYLKFTGNASGYWQLQEQPRLVLASRLQLGMAMGAPYEDIPVDKRFYAGGGGTIRGYGHQLAGPLDSKLLPIGGRSMLVLNSEVRYRMMDKLGLVGFVDAGRAYASAVPDGSADPLVGVGLGLRYASPMGPFRFDLGLPTKQRQGVDDPFQIYLSIGQAF; this is translated from the coding sequence AAGATCAACCCCCACCAAGTCCTTTTCTGCTGGCCCAGCGCGCACGTAAAGATCTGTTGCCGCTGGAGGAGGCGATGCGCTCTCGTGGCTATTTTGATGCCCAGGTGGCGCTACTCCCCATCGCCGAAGCGGCCCCTCCCTATGGGGTGCGCTTTAAGGTTAGCCCCGGTCCCCTGTATCAGTTGGGGGTACTCAAAATTATGGCTGAACCGGCGACCCCCGATTTTATCCCGCCGTCACTGGAAAAATTGGGTTTAAGCCCCGGTGCTGCTGCCTTGTCGCGCACCATTTTGGATGCCGAAGCGGCGCTGTTGGAGCAGACCCGCGAACAGGGTTATCCCTTTGCCCGTGCCCTCTCGCGGGAGGCGTGGGTACAGCCCCAAAGCCATAGCTTGGACGTGACATTTCAAATCGAAACCGGGCCGCTGGTAACACTGGGTAGCCCGCAAAGGGAGGGGGGTGAAACCGTCGATGCAGCGTTTTTGCAACGCCGTGTGCCGTGGCCCTCTGGCACCCGTTATCACCCTCAACGTATCGCCGAGTTGCGGCAGGCTTTTGTAAGCACCGGTCTATTCCGGCAGGTGCGCATTACGCTACCACGAGAAGCCAACCCTCAAGGCTTATGGTCCCCCCTCATCACTCTGGGAGAAAAAGCCCATCGCACGGTACGCGCGGGGGGAGGCTGGCATTCGGACCGTGGACCACAGCTGCATGCCGAGTGGGAACATCGTAACTATTTTGGGGCCGGGGAGGGGTTAAATCTATCCACCAAGCTGAGCAGCGATCAACAACTCCTCAAGGCCGAATTAAGCAAACCAGACTTTGGTGAACGGCGTCGTACCATGCGCTTGGCCAGCAGTCTAGAACGGGCGCAAGAGGAGGCCTATGACCGTTTGGGGGTCAATCTAGAGGGGCACCTGCTCTGGCCCTGGCGTCAACCTTATGACCTCTCTTTTGGTGCTGATTTGGGGATGGCCTCATTGAAGGATCTGAGCAGTAACAAAAAAGAGAGCTACGCAACGCTAAGTCTGCCGGTTGGGATTAGTGCCGATGCCACCGATGACCCCTTGGATGCGGTGCGTGGCTACCGTACCACCTTGGAGCTGACACCGGTTATCAAGCTCTATGGCTTTACCTCCAACTATCTTAAATTTACCGGCAATGCCAGTGGTTATTGGCAGTTGCAGGAGCAGCCTCGGTTGGTGCTGGCCAGCCGCCTGCAACTGGGGATGGCCATGGGGGCGCCGTATGAGGATATCCCCGTGGACAAGCGCTTTTATGCCGGGGGCGGCGGTACCATTCGCGGTTATGGCCATCAACTGGCTGGCCCGTTGGATAGTAAGCTGCTGCCCATCGGTGGGCGTTCTATGTTGGTGCTCAATAGCGAAGTGCGCTACCGGATGATGGATAAATTGGGGTTGGTGGGCTTTGTGGATGCCGGGCGTGCTTATGCCTCCGCCGTACCCGATGGCTCAGCCGACCCGCTGGTGGGGGTGGGGCTGGGTTTGCGCTACGCTTCACCCATGGGGCCTTTCCGTTTTGATTTAGGGCTCCCCACCAAACAACGGCAGGGTGTGGATGATCCCTTTCAAATCTATTTAAGTATTGGGCAGGCTTTTTAA